DNA sequence from the Candidatus Sulfuricurvum sp. RIFRC-1 genome:
TAAGCCTCTGATCTTTATCGATGAGGTGCATCGCCTTGCAAAGAATCAGCAGGAGGTGTTACTGCCGGTTATGGAAAAAAACAGTGTGTTAGTGATTGGCGCATCGACGGAAAATCCCTATTTTAGCCTGACTGCGGCGATGCGATCGCGTTCATTACTGTTTGAGCTTCATTCCATCGGTTTTGAAGCGTTAGAGGATTTGTTAGTCCGTACTTCCGTTGAAATGGATGAGGAGGCACGTGAATATTTGATCGCCAGTTCGGGGGGCGATGCTCGTGCGATGCTCAAACTCCTCGAAGTCTCCACCGCATTGAACAAACCGATTACCCTTCTTCTTCTCAAATCGCTCCGACCTGCTGCGCAAAGCTTGGGAAGTTCGGAAGCGGGGGTTCATTATGATCTCGCCTCTGCCCTCATTAAAAGTATCCGAGGCTCAGACCCCGATGCGGCGATCTATTATCTTGCTCGTTTGATTGAGGGGGGCGAACCGCCGGAATTTATCGCTCGTAGACTTGTAATTTTGGCGAGTGAAGATGTGGGGAATGCGAATCCTCAGGCTCTTAGTCTTTGCACCTCTGCTATGACGAGTGTCAAAATGATCGGCTACCCCGAATCGCGGATTATTCTCGCCCAAGCGGTTATCTATCTGTGCGCATCACCCAAATCCAACACGGCATACAATGCGATCAATGCCGCGCAAAGTGCCGTCAAAAACGGGGTTATCCTCGATATTCCCGAGTCGTTACGTCAACAGCACAAAGGGTATCTTTACCCGCACGACTTCGGGGGATGGGTCGATCAAAAGTATCTCTCTAAACCGCTCAAATTTGTTGAATTTAAAAACAGTGGTTATGAAGCGAAGATGGGGGAATGGATAGAGAAGGTGTGGAAGAAAGGGTAACCTTAATGTACTGACGATAAGCGATATCCCATCCCATAAATACTCGTTAGCGCTTTTTCGGGGAGTTTTTTCCGTAAACGCATCATCATCCCCCGCAAATTATCCGAACTTACATCGATCGTATTGAGATAAAAATGATTCAGGATTTCATCGGTACTGCATACTTGTTCAAATTTTTTCGTTAAAAGCTCCATCAGCAGAATTTCGTATTTGGTTAATGCAATTGCAATGTCACTTTCAAAAAGTATTTTTTTATCCTTATCCCAA
Encoded proteins:
- a CDS encoding replication-associated recombination protein A; translated protein: MADFTYLLRPKKFDDVVGQNHLCSPDSPLRSLCEGGNLTHSFFYGPPGCGKTTLARIIAEVMGLPFYEFNATSLKIENLRKIFDQYEGSLTKPLIFIDEVHRLAKNQQEVLLPVMEKNSVLVIGASTENPYFSLTAAMRSRSLLFELHSIGFEALEDLLVRTSVEMDEEAREYLIASSGGDARAMLKLLEVSTALNKPITLLLLKSLRPAAQSLGSSEAGVHYDLASALIKSIRGSDPDAAIYYLARLIEGGEPPEFIARRLVILASEDVGNANPQALSLCTSAMTSVKMIGYPESRIILAQAVIYLCASPKSNTAYNAINAAQSAVKNGVILDIPESLRQQHKGYLYPHDFGGWVDQKYLSKPLKFVEFKNSGYEAKMGEWIEKVWKKG